The region TTCGCCAGGCGCGTAGATAATTTCGCCAATCGTAAAGACCGCTGCCGCCGCGCCCCAGATCCAGAGGTTGGTGCCCGCCATCAGAAAACCGCCGAGGCCCAGAATAAAGCAGACGGTGCCGAACAGCATCAGGCGGCTTAAGTTGTCAGCGCGCAGGTTTTTCCCTACCAGATACTGGAGCGAGACGACCAGTATGGCGTTTACCGGCAATACAACGGCGACAATCTGCTGCGCCAGCGCGCTGTCGGAAAAGGTCAGGACATATTGCGAGATGCAGATAGCGAAGGAGCCCGCCACCAGCGAGCCGAGAAACGCCGAGCCGGTGAACCACAGCAGACGCTGGTCGCGCCACAAAAGCGAGAGCGGCGGCGGGCCGGAAGGGGAATCCGCCTGCTCATGCGCGGGCGCGACACGCTGCACGAAGACGCTAATGACCATAAAGGTAATGCCGGAGGTTACGGCTGAAAGCCAGAACGGCATATTGAGGCCATAGACCATCAGCAGCGTGCCGATGGGCGGGCCGACCGTCCAGCCGATATTTAAAAAGGTGTAATTGAGCGAGAAAATGCGCGCCTTCGCCGCCGCGCCCAGGGTATCGGCGAAATAGCTTTTCAGGACGGTGGAAAACACGGAGTACGCGCAGTTAATTATCGCGAAGAAGAGGATAACCAGCAGAGCGTTATGCATCAGCGGGATCGCCACAAAGCCCGCCACAAAGATGGCGATGGCGATCAGCATATAGCGCTTTTTATCGAAGCGGTCGGCGAGCACGCTGAACGCCAGGCTGAAGAAGACGCCCGCGGTCATCGCGCTGGTGAGCGCCACGCCGATTTCATCCACCGACATTGCGAAGCGCTTTGCAAGGTAGATAGCCATAAAGGGCAGCGTGGCGCCGCGACCGATAGTCAGTAATAACGACGAGCCGAGCAGCGCGACGGTAGAACGCGTTTTCTTTGATAACATTTTCTTATCTTTTTTATGAGGTGAGCGGGAGCGATAACCTGATGCAGGCCTCTTTTTAAGCAATAACACGCTCACACGGCGCTGTACACCCTGGCGGGTGTTCAGAAGTGCTTTACCTTCCCCCCATAATTTAGTGATCTGTCTCTCACCGGAAGATTCCGGTATGGTGAAGTATTAACATAATTTTAATAAATAACAGGGGCAGGGGATGACGCGCAAAGACGGGTTGCTGGCGCTACTGGTAGTGCTGGCCTGGGGGCTGAATTTCGTCGTAATCAAAGTCGGGCTTCACGCCATGCCGCCGCTGCTCCTGGCAGGGCTGCGGTTTTTGCTTGTCGCCTTTCCCGCGTTGCTGTTCGTGGCGCGCCCGAAGGTGCCATTGCGCCTGTTGTTAGGATACGGGCTGACCATCAGCTTTGGGCAGTTCGCGTTTCTCTTCAGCGCCATCAAATTTGGCATGCCCGCGGGCCTCGCCTCGCTGGTGCTCCAGGCGCAGGCGTTTTTTACCATTGTGCTCGGCGTGTTTGCGTTTCGCGAACGGCTCCAGGCGAAACAGCTGACCGGCATCGCGCTCGCGGTCATCGGCATGCTGGTGCTGATCGAAGGCAGCCTCAACGGCCAGCACGTGGCGCTGACCGGCTTTATGCTGACGCTCGCCGCGGCGCTGAGCTGGGCCTGCGGCAATATCTTTAACAAAAAAATCATGCAACTGCCGACGCCGCCTGCGGTAATGTCGCTGGTGGTGTGGAGCGCGCTTATCCCGGTGCTGCCGTTCTTCGCGGCAAGCCTGCTGTTTGACGGCGCGCAGGCGGTGACGCAGAGCCTTCTTCATATCGACCGCGTGACGGTGCTCTCGCTGGTTTACCTGGCGTTTATCGCGACCATTCTCGGTTATGGCATCTGGGGGACGCTGCTCGGGCGTTATGAAACCTGGCGCGTGGCGCCGCTCTCACTGCTGGTGCCGGTGGTCGGCCTTGCCAGCGCCGCGCTGCTGCTGGATGAGCGGCTGTCGGTGTTGCAGATTGTCGGCGCGCTGCTGGTCATGGCGGGGTTGTATATCAACGTGTTTGGCTGGCGGGTGCGGCGGGCAGTGCGCAGTGCATAAAAAAACCGGGCCTGTGCCCGGTTTTTCGCGCGAGTGGTTAGTTGTAGTACGGTACGCCCAGCTCGTCGGATTTATCGCTGCCGGCGCTGCGATGGCTGAGATCCAGCGATTCGTGATGCTCAATCGGCACCGTCATCGTGCTGTGGTCACCGGCGCACACGTCGGCTGTCGGGCTGCCCGCCAGCGCGTAGCCGGAGGTCAGCGCCAGAAACAGCACGGTGGCGCGCGTTACGGATTTCATGTTGTCCTCGGTTATCTCCCGCAGGAGAAGTGTAACGGCGCAATGGTGCCGTCTGTGTGCTTTACCACTTAGTGATTCAGCGGATGGAGGTATTTACCTTCGCCCGGCATCCGTGTTACGCGATACTTATGCGGCGGCACGGAGAAATAGTTCTTGAACGTGCGGGTCAGCGTCTGCTGGGATTCAAACCCATAGCGCTCGGCCAGATAAAGGATCGGTTCATCGCTCTCTTTAAGCTTGAGCGCGATTTCAGTCAGTTTCCGGTTACGGATGTACTGGCCCAGCGAATGGCCGGTCTCTTTTTTAAACATCCGTTGCAGGTGCCATTTCGAGTAACCCGAACGCGCCGACACTTTCTCAAGGGAAAGGGGGGATTCCAGGTTATCTTCGATCCAGTCCAAAATGCTATGAATTGTAATGGCATCATTATTGCGTCTGGACATCGTTTTACCTCTTTGCTGTTACGGCAGCACCCTTTTAAGCAGGTATTCGAGGGTCGCCACTTCGTCTGCCGTCAGGTTTTTTGTTAATTCTTGATGCAGGTTTTGTCCTACCAACTGGTGGCACTGTTCACACAGCGCCGCGCCGTCTTCCGTGAGCTCAACCAGTACGCCCCGTTTATCGTTCGGGTTGGGCAGGCGTGCCACCCAGCCTTTGCAGACCAGACGGTCCAGCATGCGCGTCAGGGCGCCTAAATCTACTGAGAGCACCTTTTTCAGCTCTCCCGGCGTGATACGACCAGGGCAGCGAATGGAGCAAAGCACCTTAAACTGCGCCGCAGTGATATCGAGCGGGGCGAGATACTCGTTGAGCAGGCGATCCTTTTTCTGATTCACCAAATGAATCAGCCGTCCTAAAGGAATAATCTCGTTAAACAGATCGCTGTTATTTTCCAACATATTTGCCCAGGCAAGTAGATTAGTCACGCGAGATATTATTGCCCAGGCAAACATAAGTCAACTGAATGATTTTTGAAATCACACGATCTGCTAAAACTGCGGGAAACCATTTAAAAATCAAAGGCTAAATGGTGGCTATCAGTACGATAGCCATAGCCTTTTGATGACGGGGCGACGCAAGACGCCGGGCAGAATTAGCCGGAAAAGAGGTAAAAAAACGCCGCCTCAAGCGGCGGCGTCAGGATCAACTGTGGTGCGGTTGCTCATCCGGAAGCTGTACCGGCCAGCGCCGGAATATCACAATCGCCCAGATAAATGCGGCCAGCGCCGGAATAGCGCCCATATAGCCGATGGAGGACATCGAAAGCTGCAGGCTGACCTGATTGCCCACCAGCGCGCCTGCGCCGATGCCGATATTAAAGATACCGGAGAAGAGCGACATCGCGACATCGGTGGCATCGGGCGCCAGCGCCAGCACTTTGACCTGCATTCCAAGGCCGATAAGCATAATCGCGATGCCCCAGAAGGCGCTGAGAATGGTCAGGTTCACCGCGCTGTGCGATGCCGGCAGTAACAGCAGCAGGCAGATAACCAGTACGCCAATCGCGCTGCTGATAAGCCCCGAGGCGTGCAGGTTGCCGAGCTTGCCGAATATCACGCTGCCGATGATCCCGGCGGTGCCGAGCACCAGCAACAGGAAGGTCGCGAAGTTTTCGCTCAGGCCCGCGACGTTTTGCACGAACGGCTCAATATAGCTGTAAGCAGTAAAGTGCGCGGTCACCACTACGGCGGTCAGAATATAGATGCACAGCAGCGCCGGGCGGCGGAACAGCGCCGGCAGGCTTGAAAGAGAGCCGGAGTGTTCGCTCGGAATTTTCGGCAGCAGTTTCACCAGACAGGCGAGGGTAATGAGCGCCCCGATGCCGATGGCGAAGAACGTAGTGCGCCAGCCAAAATATTGCCCGACGATGCGCCCGATGGGCAGCCCAAGGACGGAAGCCAGCGCGGTGCCGGTAGCAATCAGGCTCAGCGCCTGGGCGCGTTTGCCCGGCGGCGCCAGGCGAATAGCCAGCGATGCGGTGATCGACCAGAAAATCGCATGGGCGAAGGCGATACCGATGCGGCTGATGACCAGCACCTCAAAGCTCCAGGCCATAAACGACAGCATATGGCTTACGACGAAGACCACAAACAGCGCAATCAGCAGCTTGCGGCGCTCCACCTGGCTTGTCAGCAGCATAAACGGCAGCGACATCAGCGCCACCACCCAGGCGTAGATAGTCAGCATGATGCCCGCCTGCGCGGATTCCATATGGAAACTTGCGGCGATATCGGAGAGCAGGCCCACCGGCACAAATTCGGTGGTGTTAAAGATAAATGCCGCGACCGCAAGCGTGACAACCCGCAGCCATGCGGTTTTGCGAGAGACTGTATTCATCGTCATAGAACAGATTCGCGCTGGTTAGAAGTGAATAAGAAGCAAGCGATCTTAAAACTATCGCTGGTCGGGATACAACCATTTTGTGACGTAAATCTCACTTTTGCGCCGGTTTTGCAACAAGCGCAGCGGCGCGTATGCAAATCGCGTCACGGTTTTCGGCGCGCGTGATACGGTGGGAGAACCATCACCACACGAAAAGGGCAGGGAACATAATGCAATCAGTGGACTTTTATATGGTGGACGCGTTTGCCGACAAAATTTTCAGCGGCAATGCGGCAGCGGTCTGTCCGCTCAGCGTCTGGCTACCGGACGAGACGCTGCTTTCAATGGCGCAGCAGCATAACCAGTCGGAAACCGCGTTTTTCGTGCGTACCGACGACGGCTTTGAACTGCGCTGGTTCACCACACAAAATGAAATCAACCTGTGCGGCCATGCGACGCTTGCCGCCGCGCACGTTATTTTCGAGCATCTCGACTATCCGCACAGCCAGATCCGCTTCTCGACGCGCTTTGTCGGCGAGCTTATCGTGGCGCGCCGCGGCGACTGGCTGACGCTCAATTTTCCGGCCTGGCAGACGCAGCCGGCAGAGGCGCCCGCGCTGCTGCTGGCCTCGCTCGGTATCGACAACCCGGTCGCGGTGCGCGCCGGGCGCGATTATCTCGTCGAGCTCGCAACCCAGGCGCAGGTCGAGGCGCTGAGGCCGGATATTCACGCTATGCTGCCGCTCGGCAAAATGGTGTGCGTCACCGCGCCGGGCACGCCTGGCGGCCCGTATGATTTCGTGAGCCGTTTTTTCTGCCCCGGCGAAGGCGTGGCGGAAGATCCGGTTACCGGCTCCGCGCACAGTATGCTTATCCCCTACTGGGGCGCGAAGCTTGGCAAAACCACGATGCTGGCGCGCCAGGTGTCGGCGCGCGGCGGCGATTTGCGCTGTGAATGGCAGGGGGAGCGGGTACTGATTAGCGGGCAGGCCGTGACCTATCTTATCGGCCAGATATTGCTGCGCTAAACGTCCGGCGCCCATGCCGGGCGCCGTCATATTTCAGGGCAGGCGGGCGATATTCTCTTTGATAACCGCGACGGAATGCTGAAACTTCGCCTGCTCTTCGCCTTCCAGCTGTAACTCGATAATCTGCTGCACGCCGCGCTGGGCGAGTACCGCCGGCACGCCGATTGCCACGTTATCCACGCCATATTCGCCGTCGAGAATGCACGATACCGCCAGCGCGCGGTGGCTGCCGGTAAAGATATTGCGGCAGATCTCGGCAATCGTCCCGGCGATGCCGTATTCGGTACAGCCTTTGCGGGCGTAAATCTCAAAACCTAATTTGCGTACTTTCTCGGCGAGCGCCGTGGTGTCGAGAGGTGTACCCGTTTTGCGTTCATACACCTGCGCCACCGGCGAGCCGTAGACCGATGAATGCGACCAAACCGGGAACTGGGTGTCGCCGTGCTCGCCGAGGATAAAAGCGTCGATGCTCTGCGGGCCGATATCGAGCGCCTCGGCCAGCGTGCGGCGCAGGCGCGTGGTGTCGAGCCAGACGCCGGTGCCAATCACCTGGTTGCGCGGCAGGCCCGAGAGCGTCCAGACCTGCCAGGTGATGATATCGCACGGGTTGGTCGCCACGAGGAAAATGCCGTTAAAGCCGCCCGCCATCATCTGCGGGACTATCTGCCCGACGATGCGCGCGGTATTGGTCAGCTCGTCAAGTCGTGTCTGGCCGGGCTTCAGCGCGCCCCCGGAGACGGTGATGACGGCGATATCCACATCCGCGCAGTCGCTCGCCTGCCGGGTGGAGATTTTTATCATTCCTGGCATATACGCCGCGGCGTCGCGCAAATCCTGACAGTGTCCCTCAACGCGCGCGGCGTCGAGATCCACCAGAATCAGCTCCTCGCCGATATTCTGGTTCAGCAGGGCCCACGCGGCGGCGGTGCCGACATTGCCTGCGCCGATAATCATCACTTTTCGTGCCTGGTTGTTCATGGCGTCATTCCTTGTTAACCCATTTCCCGACAGAGTACCTGCACAGAGCCGTACCCGGAAATCCCCTTTGCTTATTTATCGGGGATCATAAGACAATCCTCTGACCCGTGGGTTGCGCGCGGCGACGCGGCACCGTAAAGCTAATAAAAACAATACAGGAGCGCACCCATGTACCAGATAACTGTCGCATCACCCGAAAGCGCGGAGAGCCGGGCGCTGATCGCCGCCCTCGACGCTTACCAGAGCGCGCTGTACCCGGCTGAGAGTAATCATCTGGTGGATCTCGCGGGCGTGGATGACGGCGCGCTGATTTTTATGGTGATACGCCATCAGCAGGCGGCGGTAGGCTGCGGCGCGGTGCTGCTGACCGGCGACGGCTGCGGCGAAGTCAAGCGTGTCTATATCGATGAGCGCCACCGCGGGCAGAAGCTTGGAGAAAAACTGATGGCGGCGCTGGAGGAGGCCGCGCGGCTGCGCGGCTGCCATACGCTGCGACTGGAAACCGGCATTCACCAGAACGCCGCGGTAAGGCTCTACGAGCGCTGCGGCTTTCATCACACCGGGCCATTTGCGCCCTATCTGCCCGATCCGTTGAGCCTGTTTATGCAAAAGTCGGTGTCGGCGACGACGGCAGCAGTTCCGTAAACGCCTCCAGCTGGCGGGTTTTCGCGCCGCGCCGCCAGATAAGCCAGGTATCAATAAACTGCCATTTATCGGCCAGCGGCCAGGCCTGCACCTGATGGCTCCCCGGCATGCTCTCCAGCATGCTGCGCGGGATCATCGCGACCCCTGCGCCGGCCACCACGCACGCCAGCATGCCGTGGTAAGACTCCATTTCGTGAATTTTACCCGGCATCGCCTGATCCTCTTTAAACCAGCTTTCAAAATGCCGCCGGTAGGAGCAGTTGGCGCGAAAGGCGTAAATGCTCGCGCCGTTAATCGCCTGGGCGCGCGTCACCGGCGGATGACCGGCGTGCGCCACCAGCATCATCTCCTCGCGATACACAGGCATACCCTCCAGGTTCGGATGCAGTACCGGCCCGTCGACAAACGCGGCGCTCAGCTCGCCCGCCAGCACGCCGTCAATCATGGTGCCGGAAGGGCCGGTCGCCAGATCGAACTGGATTTTCGGGTAGCGCTGGTTAAACGCGGCGAGCACGGCAGGGATACGTACCGCTGCCGTACTTTCCAGCGAACCGAGCGAGAAAATGCCCTGCGGCTCGTCGCCTGAGACGACTTCACGCGCCTCCTGCACCAGCGCCAGGATGCGTTTGCTGTAGGCGAGAAAACTGTGGCCTGCCGGGGCGAGCTTCAGTCGCTGATTCTCGCGGATAAACAGATCCACGCCCAAATCGTCTTCGAGCTGGCGGATACGGGTGGTCAGATTCGACGGCACCCGGTGCACGCGCTGGGCGGCGGCGGTAATGCTGCCGGTTTCGGCCACGGCGTTGAACATCTCAAGCTGGGTTAAATCCATTGCATTCTCTCCGGGTGAATGGAATCGTCAATATTATTCACTTTTCAGAAATACCAGAGCAGGCCAGGCTATAGCAATCATTTTGACGATGTAGCGTAAAAATCGTCGCGCATAACAACGATGAAAAGAGGCCCACTGATGAGCATTTCCCCTGCGACTCACGCGATTTCCGTTAACCCGGCCACTGGCGAAACGCTGGCGGCGTACCCGCTGGCGAGCGCCGAACAGGTCGAACTGGCGATAACCCGCGTAAGCGAGGGCTTTCGCCGCTGGCGCGCCACCCGCCTGGATGAGCGCGCGCAGACGCTGCGTAATATCGGTAATGCGCTGCGCGCCCGGAGTGAAGAACTGGCGCAGATGATCACCGCCGAAATGGGCAAACCGATCCGCCAGGCCCGCGGCGAAGTGGCGAAATCCGCCGGGCTGTGCGACTGGTACGCGGAGCACGGCCCTTCGATGCTCGCGACAGAGCCGACGCTGGTGGAAAACCAGCAGGCGGTGATTGAATACCGTCCGCTCGGGCCCGTCCTCGCCGTGATGCCGTGGAACTTCCCGCTGTGGCAGGTGATGCGCGGCGCGGTACCCATTCTGCTTGCAGGCAACACCTATCTGCTCAAGCATGCGCCGAATGTGATGGGCTGCGCGCTGTTGATTAACGAGATTTTTGAAGACGCGGGCGTGCCGTCTGGCGTGTTTGAAGTGATTAACGCCACCAACGACGGCGTGAGCCAGGCGATTAACGACTCGCGTATCGCTGCGGTCACCGTTACCGGCAGCGTGCGCGCGGGTGCCGCCATTGGCGCGCAGGCGGGCGCGGCGCTGAAAAAATGCGTGCTGGAGCTGGGCGGCTCCGATCCTTTCATTGTGCTGGCGGATGCCGATCTCGACGAGGCCGTGAAAGCGGCGGTGGCGGGGCGCTACCAGAATACCGGACAGGTCTGCGCCGCCTCGAAGCGTTTTATTGTTGAAGCCAGCATCGCTGACGCCTTTACCGAAAAATTCGTGGCTGCCGCGCAGGCGCTGACAATGGGCGCGCCGACCGATGAAGAGACCTTCCTTGGGCCGATGGCGCGTTTCGATCTGCGCGACGAACTGCATGCGCAGGTGACCGCGACCTTAAGTGAAGGCGCGACGCTGCTGCTTGGCGGCGAGAAGATTGCCGGCGCGGCCAACTACTATGCGCCGACAGTGCTTGGCAACGTGACGCGCGACATGACCGCGTTTCGCCAGGAGCTGTTTGGCCCGGTGGCGGCCATCAGCGTGGCGCGTGACGCCGAACAGGCGCTGGAGCTCGCGAACGAGAGCGAGTTCGGCCTCTGCGCCACCGTCTGGACGGCCGATGAAGCGCGCGCGAACGATTTCGCGGCGCGTCTGGAGTGCGGCGGCGTCTTTATTAACGGCTACTGCGCGAGCGACGCCCGCGTGGCGTTCGGCGGCGTGAAAAAGAGCGGATTTGGCCGCGAGCTGTCCCATTTCGGCCTGCATGAGTTTTGCAATATTCAGACCGTCTGGAAAAACCGTCGTTAAACGATGCGGTGAATAATAGCGTTATCCCGCCGGGCGCGCACAGGGGTGTGGTCTGACTGGCGGGTGCGCTTTGCTTACCCGCCCTGGATACTGAATCGTGGCGTCATGCCAGCATCAAAAGGGCCGCTGTCGCGGCTCTTTGTCATTTAAG is a window of Cronobacter muytjensii ATCC 51329 DNA encoding:
- the ydeE gene encoding efflux MFS transporter YdeE, translating into MLSKKTRSTVALLGSSLLLTIGRGATLPFMAIYLAKRFAMSVDEIGVALTSAMTAGVFFSLAFSVLADRFDKKRYMLIAIAIFVAGFVAIPLMHNALLVILFFAIINCAYSVFSTVLKSYFADTLGAAAKARIFSLNYTFLNIGWTVGPPIGTLLMVYGLNMPFWLSAVTSGITFMVISVFVQRVAPAHEQADSPSGPPPLSLLWRDQRLLWFTGSAFLGSLVAGSFAICISQYVLTFSDSALAQQIVAVVLPVNAILVVSLQYLVGKNLRADNLSRLMLFGTVCFILGLGGFLMAGTNLWIWGAAAAVFTIGEIIYAPGEYMLIDNIAPPGLKAGYFSVQSLGWLGASFNPMYSGFVLTTLPSWSLFASLMVFAAMAYLMLVKGMRVKTVGVMQPG
- the eamA gene encoding O-acetylserine/cysteine exporter, producing MTRKDGLLALLVVLAWGLNFVVIKVGLHAMPPLLLAGLRFLLVAFPALLFVARPKVPLRLLLGYGLTISFGQFAFLFSAIKFGMPAGLASLVLQAQAFFTIVLGVFAFRERLQAKQLTGIALAVIGMLVLIEGSLNGQHVALTGFMLTLAAALSWACGNIFNKKIMQLPTPPAVMSLVVWSALIPVLPFFAASLLFDGAQAVTQSLLHIDRVTVLSLVYLAFIATILGYGIWGTLLGRYETWRVAPLSLLVPVVGLASAALLLDERLSVLQIVGALLVMAGLYINVFGWRVRRAVRSA
- the marB gene encoding multiple antibiotic resistance regulatory protein MarB, which codes for MKSVTRATVLFLALTSGYALAGSPTADVCAGDHSTMTVPIEHHESLDLSHRSAGSDKSDELGVPYYN
- the marA gene encoding MDR efflux pump AcrAB transcriptional activator MarA is translated as MSRRNNDAITIHSILDWIEDNLESPLSLEKVSARSGYSKWHLQRMFKKETGHSLGQYIRNRKLTEIALKLKESDEPILYLAERYGFESQQTLTRTFKNYFSVPPHKYRVTRMPGEGKYLHPLNH
- the marR gene encoding multiple antibiotic resistance transcriptional regulator MarR, whose amino-acid sequence is MENNSDLFNEIIPLGRLIHLVNQKKDRLLNEYLAPLDITAAQFKVLCSIRCPGRITPGELKKVLSVDLGALTRMLDRLVCKGWVARLPNPNDKRGVLVELTEDGAALCEQCHQLVGQNLHQELTKNLTADEVATLEYLLKRVLP
- a CDS encoding sugar transporter — its product is MTMNTVSRKTAWLRVVTLAVAAFIFNTTEFVPVGLLSDIAASFHMESAQAGIMLTIYAWVVALMSLPFMLLTSQVERRKLLIALFVVFVVSHMLSFMAWSFEVLVISRIGIAFAHAIFWSITASLAIRLAPPGKRAQALSLIATGTALASVLGLPIGRIVGQYFGWRTTFFAIGIGALITLACLVKLLPKIPSEHSGSLSSLPALFRRPALLCIYILTAVVVTAHFTAYSYIEPFVQNVAGLSENFATFLLLVLGTAGIIGSVIFGKLGNLHASGLISSAIGVLVICLLLLLPASHSAVNLTILSAFWGIAIMLIGLGMQVKVLALAPDATDVAMSLFSGIFNIGIGAGALVGNQVSLQLSMSSIGYMGAIPALAAFIWAIVIFRRWPVQLPDEQPHHS
- a CDS encoding PhzF family phenazine biosynthesis protein: MQSVDFYMVDAFADKIFSGNAAAVCPLSVWLPDETLLSMAQQHNQSETAFFVRTDDGFELRWFTTQNEINLCGHATLAAAHVIFEHLDYPHSQIRFSTRFVGELIVARRGDWLTLNFPAWQTQPAEAPALLLASLGIDNPVAVRAGRDYLVELATQAQVEALRPDIHAMLPLGKMVCVTAPGTPGGPYDFVSRFFCPGEGVAEDPVTGSAHSMLIPYWGAKLGKTTMLARQVSARGGDLRCEWQGERVLISGQAVTYLIGQILLR
- a CDS encoding L-lactate dehydrogenase, which produces MNNQARKVMIIGAGNVGTAAAWALLNQNIGEELILVDLDAARVEGHCQDLRDAAAYMPGMIKISTRQASDCADVDIAVITVSGGALKPGQTRLDELTNTARIVGQIVPQMMAGGFNGIFLVATNPCDIITWQVWTLSGLPRNQVIGTGVWLDTTRLRRTLAEALDIGPQSIDAFILGEHGDTQFPVWSHSSVYGSPVAQVYERKTGTPLDTTALAEKVRKLGFEIYARKGCTEYGIAGTIAEICRNIFTGSHRALAVSCILDGEYGVDNVAIGVPAVLAQRGVQQIIELQLEGEEQAKFQHSVAVIKENIARLP
- a CDS encoding GNAT family N-acetyltransferase, translated to MYQITVASPESAESRALIAALDAYQSALYPAESNHLVDLAGVDDGALIFMVIRHQQAAVGCGAVLLTGDGCGEVKRVYIDERHRGQKLGEKLMAALEEAARLRGCHTLRLETGIHQNAAVRLYERCGFHHTGPFAPYLPDPLSLFMQKSVSATTAAVP
- the ptrR gene encoding putrescine utilization regulator PtrR: MDLTQLEMFNAVAETGSITAAAQRVHRVPSNLTTRIRQLEDDLGVDLFIRENQRLKLAPAGHSFLAYSKRILALVQEAREVVSGDEPQGIFSLGSLESTAAVRIPAVLAAFNQRYPKIQFDLATGPSGTMIDGVLAGELSAAFVDGPVLHPNLEGMPVYREEMMLVAHAGHPPVTRAQAINGASIYAFRANCSYRRHFESWFKEDQAMPGKIHEMESYHGMLACVVAGAGVAMIPRSMLESMPGSHQVQAWPLADKWQFIDTWLIWRRGAKTRQLEAFTELLPSSPTPTFA
- the sad gene encoding succinate-semialdehyde dehydrogenase yields the protein MSISPATHAISVNPATGETLAAYPLASAEQVELAITRVSEGFRRWRATRLDERAQTLRNIGNALRARSEELAQMITAEMGKPIRQARGEVAKSAGLCDWYAEHGPSMLATEPTLVENQQAVIEYRPLGPVLAVMPWNFPLWQVMRGAVPILLAGNTYLLKHAPNVMGCALLINEIFEDAGVPSGVFEVINATNDGVSQAINDSRIAAVTVTGSVRAGAAIGAQAGAALKKCVLELGGSDPFIVLADADLDEAVKAAVAGRYQNTGQVCAASKRFIVEASIADAFTEKFVAAAQALTMGAPTDEETFLGPMARFDLRDELHAQVTATLSEGATLLLGGEKIAGAANYYAPTVLGNVTRDMTAFRQELFGPVAAISVARDAEQALELANESEFGLCATVWTADEARANDFAARLECGGVFINGYCASDARVAFGGVKKSGFGRELSHFGLHEFCNIQTVWKNRR